One genomic window of Salvia miltiorrhiza cultivar Shanhuang (shh) chromosome 4, IMPLAD_Smil_shh, whole genome shotgun sequence includes the following:
- the LOC131020198 gene encoding bidirectional sugar transporter SWEET13-like has product MAGFSWQWAFAFGLLGNIVSFMVFLSPIPTFYAIYKRKTSEGYQSIPYVVALFSSMLWIFYAFLKSNTTLLITINSFGCFIETIYVCFYLFYAPNKVQTLKMIVLLIICGFGLIVVSTMFLVRPSQRAMVVGWICLVFSLCVFVAPLCILRRVIQSESVEYMPFLLSLFLTLSAVMWFFYGLLIKDYNVAVPNVVGFSFGVLQMALYVRYKNCGEVEY; this is encoded by the exons ATGGCAGGTTTCTCTTGGCAATGGGCTTTCGCATTTGGACTACTTG GTAATATAGTGTCGTTCATGGTGTTTCTTTCTCCAAT ACCAACATTCTATGCAATCTACAAGAGGAAAACAAGCGAAGGTTATCAATCAATTCCATATGTGGTGGCACTGTTTAGCTCAATGCTTTGGATTTTCTACGCATTTCTCAAGTCCAACACCACTCTTCTCATTACCATTAACTCTTTTGGTTGTTTCATTGAGACCATTTACGTTTGCTTCTATCTCTTCTACGCTCCAAACAAG GTGCAAACCCTAAAGATGATTGTGCTTCTTATAATCTGCGGCTTCGGATTGATCGTAGTGTCGACTATGTTCCTCGTGCGACCGTCGCAACGTGCGATGGTGGTTGGTTGGATTTGCCTCGTCTTCTCCTTGTGTGTGTTCGTTGCCCCATTGTGCATTCTG AGAAGGGTGATACAAAGTGAGAGTGTTGAGTACATGCCATTTCTTCTATCACTATTCCTTACACTTAGCGCCGTCATGTGGTTTTTCTATGGCCTTCTAATCAAAGATTACAACGTTGCA GTTCCAAATGTGGTAGGCTTCAGTTTTGGCGTGCTTCAAATGGCACTCTATGTAAGGTACAAAAACTGCGGAGAAGTTGAGTATTAA